One part of the Neoarius graeffei isolate fNeoGra1 chromosome 2, fNeoGra1.pri, whole genome shotgun sequence genome encodes these proteins:
- the LOC132875975 gene encoding trace amine-associated receptor 4-like, with the protein MARLAKRVWENSMLTISTKIKVYQACVLSTLLYGSEAWTLYPCQECRLNAFHLCCLRRILDITWQDCVANKRVLADNLNPAGWEAIAADCNHWRLAIKAGIQMSKQRREGQWEERRECRQQRAASAPTDPGADYICSNRNRVYHSRIGMCSHSRIILVKDTCEFVWLNTLLMNNTDVEILLLCFPHQPDSCLQTARFFVTRVAMYFVTLTAILMTVFGNLLVIITISHFKQLHSPTHFIILSLAFVDFMMGCLVMPFSMVRLVEGCWFLGDLLCQIHSSLDMTLSIASILHLCLVSVDRFMAITDPLGYQMKVTNGNVAVCIAVSCIFSCMFSFGIVFSKINIVGLDEQMLNPCVGNCVLIFNKEWGVITPILNFYIPGAIMTCLYLKIFYVARKQVRLISNRTAVLTPGETKKQLSDQRERKAAKTLGIVMGVFLLCWLPFFLTLVIDPFLNYSTPLDVFDALMWFAYFNSMFNPLIYGFFYPRFQKAFKIIIVRYLFHLKSSSNLVLQ; encoded by the exons ATGGCTCGCCTTGCAAAAAGGGTTTGGGAAAACTCCATGCTGACCATCAGCACCAAGATCAAGGTGTACCAAGCCTGCGTGCTCAGCACTCTGCTCTATGGCAGTGAAGCATGGACCCTGTACCCCTGTCAAGAGTGCAGACTCAATGCTTTCCATCTGTGCTGCCTTAGAAGGATACTGGATATCACCTGGCAAGACTGTGTTGCAAACAAGCGTGTCCTG GCAGACAATCTCAACCCAGCAGGTTGGGAAGCTATAGCTGCAGACTGCAACCACTGGAGGCTTGCCATCAAGGCAGGCATTCAGATGAGCAAGCAGAGGAGAGAGGGGCAGTGGGAAGAGAGGAGAGAGTGCAGACAGCAGAGGGCAGCATCAGCACCCACAGATCCAGGTGCAGACTATATCTGCAGCAACCGCAACAGAGTCTACCATTCCAGGATAGGGATGTGCAGCCACAGCAG AATTATACTTGTAAAGGACACTTGTGAATTTGTTTGGCTCAACACACTGTTGATGAATAACACTGATGTGGAGATTTTGCTGCTCTGCTTCCCACACCAGCCTGACTCCTGCCTCCAAACGGCACGCTTCTTTGTCACGAGAGTGGCCATGTACTTTGTAACACTAACTGCTATCCTTATGACTGTCTTTGGGAATCTGTTGGTCATCATCACTATTTCCCATTTTAAACAGCTGCATTCGCCAACTCACTTCATCATCCTATCTTTGGCCTTTGTGGACTTCATGATGGGATGTCTGGTCATGCCTTTCAGTATGGTACGATTGGTGGAAGGCTGCTGGTTCTTGGGAGATCTGTTGTGTCAAATCCATTCCAGTTTAGACATGACACTAAGTATTGCCTCCATCCTGCACCTCTGTTTGGTTTCTGTTGACAGGTTCATGGCCATTACCGATCCTCTGGGTTATCAGATGAAGGTGACAAATGGAAATGTGGCAGTGTGCATCGCTGTCAGTTGTATTTTTTCTTGCATGTTCAGCTTTGGGATTGTGTTTTCCAAAATTAACATTGTTGGTCTGGATGAACAAATGTTAAACCCCTGTGTTGGAAACTGTGTTCTGATTTTTAACAAGGAATGGGGTGTTATCACTCCAATTCTTAACTTTTATATTCCAGGAGCTATAATGACCTGTTTGTACCTTAAAATTTTTTATGTTGCAAGAAAACAGGTGAGATTAATTTCTAATAGAACTGCTGTGCTCACACCTGGTGAGACAAAAAAACAATTATCGGACCAGAGGGAGAGAAAAGCAGCTAAAACTCTGGGTATTGTTATGGGTGTTTTCCTTTTGTGTTGGCTGCCTTTTTTCCTCACCCTTGTTATTGATCCATTTCTCAACTATTCAACCCCTCTTGATGTTTTTGATGCACTGATGTGGTTTGCTTACTTTAATTCCATGTTTAACCCTCTGATCTATGGATTTTTCTATCCACGTTTTCAGAAGGCATTTAAGATTATCATTGTAAGATACCTTTTTCACCTGAAAAGCTCAAGCAACTTAGTGCTTCAGTGA